The following are encoded in a window of Solibacillus sp. FSL R7-0668 genomic DNA:
- a CDS encoding EfeM/EfeO family lipoprotein codes for MKQRKLIVALLAASVLAACGTKEETTEQQVEQQVEQHQEEVTLDVKEQAESFKQFAEAQMVDFVADTERLASLVKEGKLEEAQKLYPLVAMYYERMQPLASHFEELDKKINGAFIAGSKQDGTGFQRLAYGLFTDKKTGSYEEVATQLVADVKTLQKELPALDVSTNNVLAAGVLMLDKLANERLIAASSANDEVYTVKAQTEAAEELVKIFMPRALPESATAATEKIAALNELVAYYEVGKEDYVNYSFFTTKQKDELIIAVKEVQQALQAMNDSIE; via the coding sequence ATGAAACAACGTAAATTAATCGTAGCCTTACTTGCCGCTTCGGTATTGGCAGCATGTGGGACAAAAGAAGAGACAACAGAACAGCAAGTAGAACAGCAAGTAGAACAGCACCAAGAGGAAGTCACATTAGATGTGAAGGAGCAGGCGGAAAGCTTTAAACAATTTGCCGAAGCACAGATGGTAGACTTTGTAGCAGACACGGAGCGCTTAGCAAGCCTTGTAAAAGAAGGAAAGCTAGAAGAAGCACAAAAGTTATACCCATTAGTCGCAATGTATTATGAACGTATGCAGCCACTAGCATCTCATTTTGAAGAGCTAGATAAAAAAATAAACGGGGCATTCATTGCAGGTAGTAAACAGGATGGAACAGGCTTCCAACGCTTAGCATACGGCTTATTTACTGATAAGAAAACAGGAAGCTATGAAGAAGTGGCAACTCAATTAGTAGCCGATGTAAAAACCCTACAAAAGGAATTGCCAGCCTTGGATGTATCAACAAACAATGTATTAGCCGCGGGTGTACTTATGTTAGACAAATTAGCCAACGAACGCTTAATAGCTGCAAGCTCAGCAAATGATGAAGTATATACGGTAAAGGCCCAAACCGAAGCAGCAGAAGAGCTTGTGAAAATCTTCATGCCGCGTGCCTTGCCAGAAAGTGCTACAGCAGCAACGGAAAAAATTGCCGCATTGAACGAGCTGGTAGCCTATTATGAAGTAGGTAAGGAAGACTATGTGAATTATAGCTTCTTCACAACGAAGCAAAAAGACGAGTTAATAATAGCAGTAAAAGAAGTACAGCAAGCATTACAAGCGATGAACGATTCTATCGAATAA
- a CDS encoding YceI family protein: protein MAQWTVDASHSSIDFQIKHMMVTKVKGTFDSFNANVVAANLENLTDASISFAIDAASINTKNTERDNHLKSADFFDVENYPSIRFQSTHITQSGDAYMITGDLTIKDVTKPVTFEVEYNGKGLNPWGVEVYGFEGETKINREDFGLTWNAALETGGVLVGKDVKISVAMEVNPA, encoded by the coding sequence ATGGCACAATGGACAGTAGACGCATCGCATTCGAGTATCGACTTTCAGATAAAGCATATGATGGTAACAAAGGTGAAAGGGACATTTGATTCCTTTAACGCCAATGTAGTAGCAGCGAATTTAGAAAATTTAACGGATGCATCCATTTCTTTTGCAATTGATGCAGCATCTATTAATACCAAAAATACAGAGCGTGATAATCACTTAAAGTCAGCAGATTTTTTTGATGTAGAAAATTATCCTTCTATTCGTTTCCAATCGACGCATATTACACAATCAGGGGATGCGTACATGATTACTGGCGATTTAACAATTAAGGACGTGACCAAGCCTGTAACCTTTGAAGTCGAATATAACGGCAAGGGCTTAAATCCTTGGGGTGTTGAAGTGTACGGCTTTGAAGGCGAAACGAAAATTAATCGTGAAGATTTCGGATTAACATGGAATGCCGCACTCGAAACAGGAGGGGTATTAGTAGGAAAGGACGTTAAAATTTCAGTTGCAATGGAAGTGAATCCAGCATAA
- a CDS encoding AAA family ATPase codes for MLVDFKVKNCLSYKEETIFSMVSGSRVRKLKETHTMQQNKVSLVKSAFIFGPNGSGKSNLFAAFKVLRSLLFNFESLNNMKQMRLPYQPFKLGGEAEQPTEFMISLIVDEQLVEYEVHYNREQIVYERFSKVQKAQKKHYFVRTYDEDSKEYTYEIAKKSQSELISYTRPNTAFLAILNVFNDKDAALIYEWFMDKIIFLDESSHLAGHPLIRKLEQDDFKQQVLQLLKIADFSIQDVMAKRVERMEKNSIAHSFEMDAVVQEMDIDLHYLSFDDDGAPTGTKTINWTMDSKGTVRMLYLACVMVDAHNKGKTIFIDEFDTAFHVTICEFLMAIMNSKRNENNQFIVTSHEIDLLDQPLRPDQIWFVNKSFKNESELYSLFDFADLHKKRADLSYAKRYLKGEFGATPVINEYLSDRYLEKGGERDENA; via the coding sequence TTGTTAGTCGATTTTAAGGTGAAAAACTGCCTATCCTATAAAGAAGAGACGATTTTTTCGATGGTCAGTGGCTCACGTGTACGTAAGTTAAAGGAAACACATACGATGCAACAAAATAAGGTTAGCCTTGTAAAAAGTGCATTTATATTCGGACCAAATGGCAGCGGAAAATCCAATTTATTTGCAGCATTTAAAGTGTTACGTTCGCTGTTATTTAATTTTGAAAGCTTAAATAATATGAAGCAAATGCGTTTACCTTATCAGCCGTTTAAATTAGGTGGTGAGGCAGAGCAGCCTACAGAATTTATGATTTCACTCATTGTAGATGAGCAGTTAGTCGAATACGAAGTGCATTATAATCGTGAGCAAATTGTCTATGAACGCTTTTCGAAAGTGCAAAAAGCGCAGAAAAAGCATTATTTTGTACGTACATATGATGAAGACAGTAAAGAGTATACATATGAAATAGCGAAAAAATCCCAAAGCGAGCTAATATCTTATACGCGACCGAACACAGCTTTTTTAGCGATATTAAATGTTTTTAATGATAAGGATGCGGCACTCATTTACGAGTGGTTTATGGATAAAATTATTTTCTTGGACGAATCCAGTCATTTAGCTGGCCATCCATTAATTCGTAAACTAGAACAGGATGATTTTAAACAACAGGTTTTGCAGCTGTTAAAAATTGCGGACTTTTCCATTCAAGATGTGATGGCAAAGCGTGTTGAACGCATGGAGAAAAATTCAATTGCACATAGCTTTGAGATGGATGCTGTTGTGCAGGAAATGGATATCGATTTACATTATTTATCGTTTGATGATGACGGTGCGCCTACAGGAACGAAGACGATTAATTGGACGATGGATTCCAAAGGTACGGTGCGCATGCTGTACTTGGCCTGTGTCATGGTAGATGCCCACAATAAGGGGAAAACGATTTTTATTGACGAATTTGATACCGCCTTTCATGTCACAATCTGTGAGTTTTTAATGGCGATTATGAATAGCAAGCGCAATGAAAACAATCAATTCATTGTCACGAGCCATGAAATTGATTTGCTGGATCAGCCGCTACGCCCTGACCAAATTTGGTTTGTTAACAAGTCATTTAAAAATGAATCGGAACTCTATTCGTTATTTGATTTTGCTGATTTGCATAAAAAACGCGCGGATCTATCTTATGCAAAGCGTTATTTAAAGGGCGAGTTTGGTGCAACGCCTGTCATTAATGAATATTTATCGGATCGTTATTTAGAAAAGGGGGGTGAACGCGATGAGAACGCGTGA
- a CDS encoding RloB family protein has translation MRTRERGNIPLRKTILIYCEGETERIYFEQMKILKRSKMVSVKIKNVKRSAIKLANHAYRDASYQPFDEIWIVFDKDDLTDWQLDEVNEFCTLHNIRIAYTNEAFELWLLMHFEQIDEQQVYPRALLNEKMEQHLQVRRYFRNKGNAEVIAPIALRHEIALTNCTIMMQRRNTESRDNPYCNLHEMLHHVF, from the coding sequence ATGAGAACGCGTGAACGAGGGAATATCCCGCTTCGAAAAACAATCTTGATTTATTGCGAGGGTGAGACAGAGCGCATCTATTTTGAGCAAATGAAAATTTTAAAGCGTTCCAAAATGGTTAGTGTCAAAATTAAAAACGTCAAACGTTCAGCAATTAAGCTTGCCAATCATGCTTATCGTGATGCAAGCTATCAGCCATTTGATGAAATTTGGATTGTATTTGATAAGGATGATCTAACAGACTGGCAACTAGATGAAGTGAATGAGTTCTGTACGCTTCATAACATTCGCATTGCTTATACGAACGAAGCATTTGAACTATGGTTGCTAATGCATTTTGAGCAGATTGACGAGCAGCAAGTGTATCCACGAGCGCTATTAAACGAAAAGATGGAACAGCATTTACAGGTGAGACGTTATTTTCGAAATAAGGGGAATGCCGAAGTGATTGCGCCCATTGCATTGCGTCATGAAATCGCGTTAACCAACTGTACGATAATGATGCAGCGGCGTAATACGGAAAGTCGCGACAATCCGTACTGCAATTTACATGAGATGCTACACCACGTATTTTAA
- a CDS encoding aldehyde dehydrogenase, translating to MNFTEREVDQMIEEQRQFYFTGATKDVEFRKQQLISLKKTIKKYETQVIEALALDLRKSEFEAYSTEIGIVYDSISNFLKNLSTWMVPEPVKTPLHFQPAKSYIVREPYGVVCIIGPFNYPFQLIMEPLIGAIIGGNTAIVKPSEAAVHTAVIVKKIIEETFPANYIRVVEGEKEEVTALIHAPFDYIFFTGSVAVGKVIAKAAAERLTPIALELGGKSPVIVDQTANLEVAAQRIAWGKFNNTGQTCVAPDYVLVHEAVSKKFVKLLKKTIREFYGADPQKSADYGRIINTRQFDRLEKLLNEERATVTFGGHTDREDLYMEPTLLENIEWSSPSMEEELFGPILPILTYAHLPKAIHEIRQLPKPLSAYLFSENDKAIDYFLQELPFGGGCVNDVITHVGNGHLPFGGVGPSGVKAYHGKASFENFTHPKSIMHRSNKLANSLLYPPYKQKVKLVRTIMK from the coding sequence ATGAATTTTACTGAGCGAGAAGTGGATCAAATGATTGAAGAACAGCGTCAATTTTATTTTACAGGAGCTACTAAGGATGTTGAATTCCGTAAGCAGCAGCTCATTAGTTTAAAGAAAACGATTAAAAAATACGAAACACAAGTAATTGAGGCACTCGCTTTAGATTTACGCAAAAGTGAATTTGAGGCATACTCTACTGAAATTGGTATTGTTTATGATAGTATTTCTAATTTTTTGAAAAATTTATCGACATGGATGGTGCCAGAGCCAGTAAAAACACCTTTGCACTTCCAGCCAGCTAAGAGCTATATTGTACGCGAGCCATATGGGGTAGTTTGTATCATTGGACCGTTTAACTATCCATTCCAATTAATTATGGAACCATTAATTGGCGCAATCATTGGAGGAAATACGGCTATTGTGAAGCCTTCAGAAGCTGCAGTGCATACAGCAGTCATTGTGAAAAAAATCATTGAAGAGACTTTCCCAGCAAACTATATACGTGTTGTAGAGGGTGAAAAGGAAGAAGTGACAGCGCTCATTCATGCACCGTTTGATTATATTTTCTTTACTGGCAGTGTAGCGGTAGGAAAAGTGATTGCCAAAGCAGCGGCAGAACGTTTGACGCCAATTGCCCTTGAACTAGGTGGAAAAAGTCCCGTAATCGTAGACCAAACAGCCAATTTAGAAGTTGCAGCACAGCGCATTGCTTGGGGGAAATTTAATAATACAGGCCAAACTTGTGTAGCACCAGATTATGTGCTTGTACATGAGGCCGTTTCGAAAAAGTTCGTAAAGCTATTGAAAAAGACGATTCGCGAATTTTATGGGGCCGATCCACAAAAGAGCGCGGATTATGGTCGGATTATTAATACGCGCCAATTTGACCGTTTGGAAAAGTTGTTGAATGAAGAACGGGCAACGGTGACATTTGGTGGGCACACAGACCGTGAAGATTTATATATGGAGCCGACATTATTAGAAAATATTGAGTGGAGCAGTCCATCTATGGAAGAGGAGCTATTTGGTCCTATTTTACCAATATTAACTTATGCCCATTTACCAAAGGCTATCCATGAAATTCGTCAGCTGCCAAAACCGTTAAGTGCTTATCTTTTCTCAGAAAATGATAAAGCAATCGATTATTTCCTACAAGAGCTTCCATTCGGTGGTGGCTGTGTCAATGATGTAATTACGCATGTAGGCAATGGTCATTTACCGTTTGGTGGAGTAGGTCCATCAGGTGTGAAGGCCTACCATGGGAAAGCAAGCTTTGAAAACTTCACACATCCCAAATCCATTATGCATCGCTCGAACAAATTAGCCAATAGCCTTCTTTATCCGCCTTATAAGCAAAAGGTAAAGCTTGTTCGTACGATTATGAAATAA
- a CDS encoding two-component system sensor histidine kinase NtrB, giving the protein MQQQEILKKRNFLTLITYLLSNIVVVIVILLQQFHHHYCYLFFCGISAVLLGVLYLVKINPKVYQIILIANWHILLFLYNFQSDSPITIYSLIYLIGVLSIYRSFLINFANIILILVEIILLFKFDVFSIGFFGTEENYLLFFFLLIICVVSIIQSYYIKNTWTKMEKRADAREYDLNSKQAYLNLFFEQAEDAIAVFDLEDRVITVNPAFEKLYGWSKEEAIGRSLPLVPPENADGANCRAKELRKGSSYHLFETTDMRKDGTYFDAQISLSPILNPQGEIIAASVISRDISYIKENENLILQSEKLKLVGELAAGVAHEIRNPMTVISGFVQMMNEDSNSPYYEYTKLIQNEIERIELILSEFLVLSRPQANQFVNIHLTETLEDIVQFFHYAFQQKSIEFILRNNYPDIIILGNKNQIKQVLINLFKNAIEAISDGGTITLEVSLSADQKDVLINLTDTGCGIPSYVLERMFEPFYTTKTKGTGLGMMIINKIIQDHHGTIKIESQEEVGTEILLSFPIVQS; this is encoded by the coding sequence ATGCAACAACAAGAAATATTGAAAAAAAGAAATTTTCTAACACTGATTACTTATTTATTGTCGAACATTGTCGTCGTTATCGTCATCCTTTTGCAACAATTCCACCATCACTATTGCTATTTGTTTTTTTGTGGAATTAGTGCTGTGTTACTAGGCGTGCTTTACTTAGTAAAAATTAATCCAAAAGTCTACCAGATTATATTAATCGCTAATTGGCATATTTTACTATTCCTTTATAACTTTCAAAGCGATAGTCCGATTACAATCTACAGTTTGATTTACTTGATTGGCGTATTATCAATTTACCGGTCATTTTTAATAAACTTCGCTAATATTATTCTCATTTTAGTAGAAATTATTTTATTATTTAAATTCGATGTTTTTTCAATTGGCTTTTTCGGAACGGAAGAGAATTACTTACTATTCTTCTTTTTATTAATTATTTGTGTCGTTAGTATTATTCAAAGCTATTATATTAAAAATACGTGGACGAAAATGGAGAAACGAGCAGATGCCCGTGAATATGATTTAAATTCGAAGCAAGCCTATTTGAATTTATTTTTCGAACAGGCAGAGGACGCCATTGCGGTATTTGATTTAGAGGATCGCGTCATTACGGTCAACCCGGCATTCGAAAAGTTATATGGCTGGTCCAAAGAAGAGGCAATTGGCCGTTCACTTCCCCTTGTTCCACCTGAAAATGCGGATGGTGCGAACTGTCGTGCGAAAGAGCTTCGAAAAGGGTCCAGCTACCACTTATTTGAAACAACCGATATGCGAAAGGATGGCACTTATTTTGATGCTCAAATTTCCTTGTCCCCCATTTTAAATCCACAGGGTGAAATTATTGCAGCATCTGTTATTTCTCGTGATATTTCTTATATAAAAGAAAACGAAAATTTAATTTTGCAATCTGAAAAATTAAAGCTTGTTGGAGAATTAGCAGCGGGTGTGGCCCATGAAATTCGGAACCCGATGACTGTAATTTCTGGCTTTGTTCAAATGATGAATGAAGATTCGAATTCGCCGTACTATGAATATACAAAGCTTATTCAAAATGAAATTGAGCGCATTGAATTAATTTTGTCGGAATTTCTAGTGTTATCACGCCCGCAGGCAAATCAATTCGTGAACATTCACTTAACAGAAACACTAGAGGATATTGTGCAATTTTTCCATTATGCATTTCAACAAAAGTCCATCGAATTTATCTTACGAAACAATTATCCTGATATTATAATTCTAGGAAATAAAAATCAAATTAAGCAAGTATTGATTAATCTGTTTAAAAACGCAATAGAAGCGATTTCGGACGGAGGAACGATTACCTTAGAAGTGTCCCTCAGCGCCGATCAAAAAGATGTCTTAATCAATTTAACAGACACTGGCTGCGGAATTCCTTCGTATGTATTAGAGCGAATGTTTGAACCATTTTATACGACAAAAACGAAAGGCACTGGGCTCGGCATGATGATCATTAACAAAATTATTCAAGACCATCACGGGACAATTAAAATCGAAAGTCAAGAAGAGGTTGGTACCGAAATATTACTATCCTTCCCTATCGTCCAATCCTAA
- a CDS encoding UDP-N-acetylmuramoyl-L-alanyl-D-glutamate--2,6-diaminopimelate ligase, whose amino-acid sequence MYAEELLSTLMQKKIVGKLPKVIKDIAIDSRSVQPSSLFICIKGYTVDGHDFAQKAVDAGATVIVTERLLQLEGEVAQVIVNSTDRTLGILAAKFFDYPSKDLTMIGVTGTNGKTSVTGIIHNILVGLGEKSALSGTIGFNLNGVLYESANTTSDALNTQQMIFRAKMEGCRAMVMEVSSHGLQLGRLAGVDYDVAVFTNLTHDHLDFHGTMENYGNAKGMLFSQLGQDLEKNKHVVLNADDAWSARYAAMTPFPIWTYGLKNDAIFKAENCRYEDGMTYFDMTTPEGTFPIAMHLLGEFNVYNVLAATAVFYARQFPIEAIIEQIEMLSPVKGRMEKVDTELPIQIFIDYAHTPDAIEKAINAALPYKKPNNKLIFLVGTGGGRDKSKRPTMAEKASVADYVILTTDDPRYEEFDSITGDLAKGMQHDHYACIGDRAEAVKHAISVAEPGDIIIFAGKGHEDYQIIENTKYPHSDAQIAIQAGKLKFV is encoded by the coding sequence ATGTATGCAGAAGAACTTTTAAGTACACTGATGCAAAAGAAAATTGTAGGTAAATTACCAAAAGTGATTAAAGATATCGCAATTGATTCACGCAGTGTTCAGCCGAGCAGCTTATTCATATGTATTAAGGGCTATACTGTAGATGGACATGACTTTGCTCAAAAGGCTGTTGACGCAGGTGCAACCGTAATCGTAACGGAGCGTCTTTTACAATTAGAGGGTGAGGTTGCGCAAGTAATTGTCAATAGCACGGATCGTACGCTTGGTATTTTGGCGGCGAAATTTTTTGATTACCCATCAAAAGATTTAACAATGATTGGTGTAACGGGTACGAACGGCAAAACAAGTGTAACAGGCATTATTCATAATATTTTAGTCGGGCTTGGTGAAAAATCAGCGTTATCCGGGACAATCGGCTTTAATTTAAATGGTGTGCTTTATGAGTCAGCTAATACGACAAGCGACGCATTAAATACTCAGCAAATGATTTTCCGTGCAAAAATGGAAGGCTGCCGAGCGATGGTGATGGAAGTTTCATCGCACGGGTTGCAGTTAGGTCGTTTAGCAGGTGTGGACTATGATGTAGCAGTATTTACGAACTTAACGCATGACCATTTAGATTTCCACGGAACAATGGAAAACTACGGTAATGCAAAAGGCATGCTGTTCTCGCAATTAGGACAAGATTTAGAAAAAAATAAGCATGTCGTATTAAATGCCGATGATGCTTGGTCAGCACGCTATGCAGCAATGACCCCTTTTCCAATATGGACATATGGCTTAAAAAATGATGCCATATTCAAAGCAGAAAACTGTCGCTATGAAGACGGGATGACCTATTTTGATATGACGACACCAGAAGGCACATTCCCGATTGCGATGCACTTATTAGGTGAATTTAATGTATATAATGTATTAGCAGCGACGGCAGTCTTTTATGCACGCCAATTCCCAATCGAAGCCATTATCGAGCAAATCGAGATGCTGTCACCTGTAAAAGGGCGTATGGAAAAGGTAGATACCGAATTACCGATTCAAATCTTTATCGACTATGCACATACACCGGATGCGATTGAAAAAGCAATCAATGCGGCATTACCTTATAAAAAACCAAATAATAAATTGATTTTCTTAGTTGGAACAGGCGGTGGGCGTGATAAATCGAAGCGACCAACGATGGCGGAAAAAGCGTCGGTGGCTGATTATGTAATCTTAACAACAGACGATCCACGCTATGAGGAGTTCGATAGCATTACAGGTGATTTAGCAAAAGGGATGCAGCATGACCACTACGCTTGCATTGGGGACCGTGCCGAGGCAGTCAAGCATGCCATTAGCGTAGCGGAACCAGGAGATATTATTATCTTTGCTGGTAAGGGGCATGAGGATTATCAAATTATCGAAAATACAAAATACCCACATAGTGATGCACAAATTGCGATTCAAGCTGGAAAATTAAAATTCGTTTAA
- a CDS encoding VanZ family protein — protein sequence MISSFLTDMAGYCLISLPFYVVLRGIYMRKRKKNGAREIVMLLFFLYCVSIFSQTIIPNFYIYEGRIIFDTATAYARSNFQPLATIHMYYDQLGGPLAQIAFYNLVGNIVLFIPFGFFMPLLWKKLRSWRRMHLIAFAIPLFIEGTQYFIGRSIDVDDVLLNAIAIIIGFVMYKLFQRLRKLMQEK from the coding sequence ATGATAAGTTCTTTTTTAACGGACATGGCGGGCTATTGTCTCATTAGCCTGCCGTTTTATGTAGTGCTTAGAGGAATCTATATGCGAAAACGGAAGAAAAATGGGGCACGTGAAATCGTCATGCTGCTGTTTTTCCTTTATTGTGTCAGCATTTTTTCACAAACAATTATCCCGAATTTTTATATTTATGAAGGGCGAATTATTTTTGATACGGCAACGGCTTATGCACGTAGTAATTTTCAGCCACTAGCGACCATTCATATGTATTACGATCAGCTAGGTGGGCCGCTTGCGCAAATTGCCTTTTATAATTTAGTCGGTAATATTGTTTTATTTATTCCTTTTGGCTTTTTTATGCCATTGCTTTGGAAAAAATTACGTAGCTGGCGGCGCATGCATCTAATTGCGTTTGCCATTCCGTTATTTATCGAAGGGACACAATATTTTATCGGCCGTAGTATCGATGTGGATGATGTTTTACTAAACGCCATTGCGATTATTATCGGTTTCGTTATGTACAAGCTGTTTCAGCGACTTCGTAAATTGATGCAGGAAAAGTAA
- a CDS encoding peptide chain release factor 3 has product MTLEQDILSRRTFAIISHPDAGKTTITEKLLLFGGAIRDAGTVKGKKTGKFATSDWMEIEKQRGISVTSSVMQFDYSGCRVNILDTPGHQDFSEDTYRTLMAVDSAVMVVDAAKGIEAQTLKLFKVCKMRGIPIFTFINKLDRQGKEPLELIEELEEVLGISAYPMNWPIGMGKEFLGIYDRYNNRIEQFRTEEADRYLPLNEEGALAVEHPMKVTSYYTQALDDIELLNEAGNQYSEEKIRRGELTPVFFGSALTNFGVQTFLDTYLKFAPVPQPRITEDEQFIDPVEHGNFSGFIFKIQANMNPAHRDRIAFVRIVSGKFERGMNMTLARTNKSFKVTQSTQFLADDRETVDEAVAGDIIGLYDTGTYQIGDTVVGGKKTFNFEKLPQFTPEIFMRVSAKNVMKGKQFQKGVLQLVQEGAIQYFKTLHTEEVILGAVGQLQFEVFQHRMINEYNVEVTMDPIGTKIARWIENEADVKDSMHSQRSMLVRDRFDKKVFLFENEFAMRWFSEKNENIQLYSLL; this is encoded by the coding sequence ATGACTTTAGAACAAGATATATTATCGCGTCGTACCTTCGCCATCATTTCCCATCCGGATGCTGGTAAAACGACGATAACAGAAAAATTATTATTATTCGGTGGTGCCATCCGTGATGCTGGTACAGTAAAAGGGAAGAAAACAGGGAAGTTTGCGACTTCAGACTGGATGGAAATCGAAAAGCAACGCGGAATCTCCGTTACTTCTTCAGTTATGCAATTTGACTATTCAGGCTGCCGTGTCAACATTTTAGATACACCGGGTCACCAAGATTTCTCGGAAGATACGTATCGTACATTAATGGCTGTAGACTCAGCTGTCATGGTTGTGGATGCTGCTAAAGGGATTGAGGCACAGACGTTAAAGCTATTCAAAGTTTGTAAAATGCGCGGTATTCCAATCTTCACATTCATCAACAAATTAGACCGTCAAGGGAAAGAGCCACTTGAGCTAATTGAAGAATTAGAAGAGGTATTAGGCATTTCAGCTTATCCAATGAACTGGCCAATTGGTATGGGGAAAGAATTCCTTGGGATTTATGATCGTTACAATAATCGTATCGAACAGTTCCGTACAGAAGAAGCTGACCGTTATTTACCACTTAATGAAGAGGGTGCTTTAGCAGTGGAGCATCCAATGAAAGTAACTTCTTACTATACGCAAGCATTGGATGATATCGAATTATTAAACGAAGCGGGTAACCAGTATTCTGAGGAAAAAATTCGTCGTGGGGAATTAACACCGGTGTTCTTTGGTTCGGCATTAACAAACTTCGGGGTACAAACATTCCTTGATACGTATTTGAAATTCGCACCAGTACCACAGCCTCGTATTACAGAGGATGAGCAATTCATCGACCCAGTTGAGCATGGAAATTTCTCAGGCTTCATTTTCAAAATTCAAGCGAATATGAACCCTGCGCACCGTGATCGTATCGCATTTGTTCGTATTGTTTCTGGAAAATTCGAACGCGGTATGAATATGACGTTAGCGCGTACGAATAAGTCATTCAAAGTGACGCAATCAACACAGTTTTTAGCGGATGATAGAGAAACAGTTGATGAGGCGGTTGCGGGTGATATTATCGGTCTATACGATACAGGTACGTACCAAATTGGAGATACTGTTGTGGGTGGTAAGAAAACATTTAACTTCGAGAAATTACCACAGTTCACACCCGAAATTTTCATGCGCGTTTCAGCGAAAAACGTAATGAAAGGGAAACAATTCCAAAAAGGTGTACTGCAATTAGTACAAGAAGGCGCGATTCAATACTTCAAAACATTACACACAGAAGAAGTCATTCTTGGCGCGGTTGGTCAACTTCAATTTGAAGTATTCCAGCACCGTATGATTAATGAATACAATGTAGAAGTAACGATGGATCCAATTGGTACTAAAATTGCACGCTGGATTGAAAACGAGGCAGATGTGAAAGATTCGATGCATTCTCAGCGTTCAATGCTCGTGCGTGACCGTTTTGATAAAAAAGTATTCTTATTTGAAAATGAGTTCGCAATGCGTTGGTTCTCAGAGAAAAACGAAAACATTCAATTATATAGCTTGTTATAA
- a CDS encoding TetR/AcrR family transcriptional regulator, protein MRKEAVERKNEILDAADELFGKKGFDGTSTNDILEKVGIARGTLYHHFKSKEEIMDALINRYSDRLLGAARGVAADKTVPLLDRILRVVISMNVNGGNSEEIMEHIHKPQNALMHQKIQKMMIHGLTPILAEIISEGVEQGAFHTPYPYETMEMVVTYANIIFDDDMVDMTEEERGMRILAFIHNVERMLDVETGSFMTVAQMFGGNK, encoded by the coding sequence ATGAGAAAAGAAGCAGTAGAACGTAAAAATGAAATTTTAGATGCAGCAGATGAGCTTTTTGGTAAAAAGGGATTTGATGGTACAAGCACAAATGACATTCTCGAAAAGGTCGGTATTGCGAGAGGCACACTGTATCATCATTTTAAATCGAAGGAGGAGATTATGGATGCGCTAATAAATCGATATAGTGATCGGTTATTAGGTGCTGCAAGGGGAGTAGCAGCCGACAAAACGGTTCCACTACTTGATCGCATTCTTCGTGTCGTCATATCGATGAACGTAAATGGTGGTAATAGCGAGGAAATTATGGAGCATATTCATAAGCCGCAAAATGCGCTCATGCATCAAAAAATCCAAAAAATGATGATTCACGGCTTAACACCGATTTTGGCAGAAATCATTTCAGAAGGTGTAGAGCAAGGAGCATTTCATACACCATACCCATATGAAACGATGGAAATGGTTGTGACTTATGCAAATATTATTTTTGATGATGATATGGTAGACATGACTGAGGAGGAACGTGGCATGCGCATTTTAGCATTCATTCATAACGTTGAAAGAATGCTAGATGTTGAAACAGGAAGCTTCATGACTGTTGCACAAATGTTTGGTGGCAATAAATAA